A single Leguminivora glycinivorella isolate SPB_JAAS2020 chromosome 25, LegGlyc_1.1, whole genome shotgun sequence DNA region contains:
- the LOC125239333 gene encoding uncharacterized protein LOC125239333: protein MLEHVSHLPPIGVHSLEHIQKITSAVHNLFSTEFIKFCRSIGLPRRYPLTHCTWFKSRTGPSWGIRQNWTRCDVLRAMGIIMPEPVYMDHWDLVWYQRPDFPKVKFARIPKKHKGDEIPHYTGKQDVWNEMLVPRKFILEKHIKPELQLIWMQKIDYPPLIPKEEKKKRKPAKPSRLVPKPVKTEGLKGKQLLLARRKMPQPKFLP from the exons ATGCTGGAGCATGTCTCTCATCTCCCGCCGATCGGGGTACATAGTTTAGAACATATTCAG aaaataaCTTCAGCGGTCCACAATCTCTTCAGCACGGAGTTCATCAAATTCTGTCGCAGCATCGGTCTaccgagacgatatccgctaaCCCATTGTACCTGGTTCAAGTCCCGGACCGGGCCCAGTTGGGGCATACGACAGAATTGGACAAG GTGTGACGTCCTAAGAGCCATGGGGATTATAATGCCTGAACCTGTCTATATGGACCACTGGGACTTAGTTTG GTACCAAAGGCCAGATTTTCCCAAAGTAAAATTTGCGAGAATCCCCAAGAAACACAAAGGCGACGAAATACCACATTATACCGGGAAGCAAGATGTTTGGAACGAAATGTTG GTACCAAGAAAATTCATCCTAGAAAAGCATATCAAACCAGAGTTGCAGCTGATCTGGATGCAGAAGATAGACTATCCCCCCCTCATTCCTAAAGAAGAGAAAAAGAAGAGGAAACCTGCGAAACCTTCGCGATTGGTTCCTAAGCCTGTGAAGACTGAGGGTCTTAAGGGGAAACAGCTACTACTTGCTAGGAGGAAGATGCCTCAACCGAAGTTCCTACCTTAA